A window from Gymnogyps californianus isolate 813 chromosome 27, ASM1813914v2, whole genome shotgun sequence encodes these proteins:
- the TNNT2 gene encoding troponin T, cardiac muscle isoform X5 codes for MSDSEEVVEEYEQEQEEEEEWIEEEDEEAEEETEETKAEEGDREQEPGEGEGGPTGESKPKPKVFMPNLVPPKIPDGERLDFDDIHRKRMEKDLNELQALIEAHFESRKKEEEELMSLKDRIEQRRAERAEQQRIRSEREKERQARMAEEKARKEEEEARKKAEEEARKKKAFSNMLHFGGYMQKQKKTEKKGGKKQTEREKKKKILSERRKPLNIDHLNEDKLRDKAKELWQTIRDLEAEKFDLQEKFKRQKYEINVLRNRVSDHQKV; via the exons ATGTCGGACTCCGAAGAGGTTGTCGAAGAATATGAGCA GGAGCAGGAAG aagaggaagaatggATAGAGGAAGAAGACG aggaggcagaggaggagacgGAAGAAACCAAGGCAGAAG AGGGGGACCGAGAGCAGGAGCCTGGAGAAGGTGAAG ggggacCCACAGGTGAATCGAAGCCAAAGCCCAA GGTCTTCATGCCAAACCTGGTGCCTCCCAAAATCCCAGATGGTGAGAGACTGGATTTTGAC GACATCCACCGCAAGCGCATGGAGAAGGACCTGAATGAGCTGCAGGCCCTCATCGAAGCCCACTTTGAGagcaggaagaaggaggaagaggagctcaTGTCCCTCAAGGACAGGATT gaaCAGCGGCGAGCggagagggcagagcagcagcggATTCGCAgtgagagggagaaggagcGTCAAGCCCGCATGGCC gaagaaaaagctcgcaaagaggaagaggaggcacgGAAGAAGGCTGAGGAGGAAGCGCGGAAGAAGAAAGCTTTCTCCAACATGCTGCATTTTGGAGGCTACATGCAGAAG CAGAAGAAGACAG AGAAAAAGGgtgggaagaaacaaacagagcgggaaaagaagaagaagatccTCAGCGAACGGCGGAAGCCCCTGAACATTGACCACCTCAACGAAGACAAGCTGAG GGACAAGGCCAAGGAGCTATGGCAAACCATCCGTGATCTGGAGGCTGAGAAATTTGACCTGCAGGAA
- the LAD1 gene encoding LOW QUALITY PROTEIN: ladinin-1 (The sequence of the model RefSeq protein was modified relative to this genomic sequence to represent the inferred CDS: deleted 3 bases in 2 codons; substituted 2 bases at 2 genomic stop codons): MDRAPSAGLCSNPGTAGSESDLLLRGTPGQGVFCTAPLVDKLQPCVSQIPVGPTAPWPXCLHKFGALXNSQKAGMSFSRRNWSDLSSLARQRTLEDEEEQQRERRRRHRSLLSSTSMDEEPPSPVKDTSPASSRPQSLVKPVSPEDGEDRKLLEVLKTQEGRRTRSPMAVSEKLRQEKEQQETGLAASCAEAGTQPRTGQESIQAGERGQDVAKGRGDPPGDQHPDPASERKAVVRGRLQDKEGQGVGTPRGEQRKEAGEPQQRASPELGRCRLREVKILTRHGSRSMEQKTASVVTSSLDQQQPSRNPSKEVIQLSPTQDEPAEKSDTSPTHVTYSSSIRRTSPRTVSFRMISRKQKEESQSPLTRSASLRIPGSSTTIGEKLEKYTSAVQRSEVVKSSLTVQKSLLLSSEGVASKRNFFESSTPSKAEPLAVRKDNLKIPGSVTSRINLWVSRAQEPAKEEKSKDIRKINSLPNRDVWVKQPGDTPGDTKL, translated from the exons ATGGATCGAGCCCCGAGCGCGGGTCTCTGCTCGAACCCTGGCACAGCAGGCAGCGAG AGTGATTTGCTTTTGCGTGGCACTCCTGGGCAGGGCGTCTTTTGCACGGCGCCACTAGTAGACAAATTACAGCCTTGCGTCT CGCAGATCCCCGTGGGTCCGACAGCACCTTGGCCTTGATGCCTGCACAAGTTT GGGGCTCTCTGAAACTCACAGAAAGCAGGAATGTCTTTTAGCAGAAGGAACTGGTCTGATCTCTCCAG CCTGGCCAGGCAGAGGACCCTTGAGGATgaagaagagcagcaaagagAGCGCCGGCGAAGGCACCGGAGCCTGCTGTCCTCCACGTCGATGGATGAAGAACCTCCTAGCCCTGTGAAAGACACCAGTCCAGCTTCCAGCAG ACCTCAATCCCTGGTGAAGCCAGTGTCTCCGGAGGACGGGGAAGACCGTAAGCTCTTGGAGGTGCTGAAGACGCAAGAAGGGAGACGGACAAGGTCCCCGATGGCCGTCTCTGAAAAgctgaggcaggagaaggagcagcaggagacagggcTGGCAGCAAGCTGTGCCGAGGCAGGGACGCAGCCACGCACGGGGCAGGAGAGCATCCAGGCTGGAGAGCGGGGTCAGGATGTGGCCAAGGGCAGAGGGGACCCACCAGGAGACCAGCACCCGGACCCAGCTTCGGAGAGGAAGGCGGTGGTGAGGGGACGGCTCCAGGACAAAGAGGGACAAGGTGTGGGGACTCCTcggggggagcagaggaaggaggcGGGGGAGCCGCAGCAGCGGGCATCACCGGAGCTGGGGCGCTGCCGGCTCCGTGAAGTGAAGATCCTGACCAGACACGGAAGCCGCAGCATGGAGCAGAAGACAGCCTCGGTGGTGACCTCATCTCTGGACCAGCAG CAACCGTCCAGGAATCCCTCAAAGGAGGTAATACAGCTGTCTCCCACGCAAGATGAACCTGCAGAAAAGTCAGATACTTCTCCAACTCATGTCACCTACAGCAGCTCCATCAGACGAACTAGCCCAAGAACTGTCTCCTTTCGG ATGAtctcaagaaaacagaaagaagaaagccaaagccctCTCACAAGGAG CGCGAGTCTGAGGATCCCAGGTAGCAGCACCACCATTGGGGAGAAGCTGGAAAAGTACACCTCGGCTGTGCAG cgCTCGGAGGTGGTGAAATCATCCCTGACGGTTCAGAAGAGCCTCTTGTTGTCCTCGGAGGGGGTGGCCAGCAAGCGCAACTTCTTCGAGTCGAGCACTCCCAGCAAGGCTGAGCCGCTGGCTGTCAGGAAG GACAACCTGAAGATCCCGGGATCGGTGACATCCCGCATTAATCTGTGGGTCAGCCGAGCTCAGGAGCCTgccaaggaggaaaagagcaag GAcatcaggaaaataaacagcctGCCAAACCGTGATGTCTGGGTAAAGCAGCCTGGAGACACCCCTGGAGACACCAAG ttgtaA